A segment of the Mangrovimonas sp. YM274 genome:
CTTAAATCATATTCCAATCCTTCCACTTGCACTCCGTAATGAAGCCGTATGAACTGCGCTAATTCCATCACACCGGAAGATGGCAAAGCGACTAGAACCAAATTCCTCTTTCTTTCTGCGAGCTCCAAGGCTAGAGCTTTTCCAAATCCGCTGCTTGCGCCTGTAATTAAAGTATGTGAGTCCATAGTTTCATTTATTAAATTGCCTCAATGTTAATTGTAACCCTCTATTAAAAGGCGTTATACGGTAATGAAGTCTTGAAATTGCCTTTTGAGAACTTGAAATTCTATTTACAAATAACGAATCCAAAACAGTAGTCGTAACTCCTGAGGCTCCTCCTACTATTCTTTTAATAATGTTGACCGCGCTTAGTCCTGTTCTTATAAGTCGATAATTTATTTTTATCAGTTTTACCTTAGAATTGGTCGCTTTAATAATATTGACAAACAAATTTTCATAACTCAAATTTTCACCCCCTACGATATATTTCTCACCAGATTCCCCATATCTCAATGCAAGCATATGTGCCTTTACAACATCGGAAATAAAGACATAATTGGAAACCACATCAAGTTTTGATGGCACCACCAGTATATCACTTTTCATAATTTTTTTGATGAACCTATTTACTCCTCCTGAAAAAGTCTCTACTCCTGGGCCAAACACTTTAGTCACATTAAGTATTGAACAGTGCAGTCCTTTTTTAACAAATTCAAAAACGACTTCTTCAGACATGCTTTTGGTCAACTCATAATGGTTAGAGTATGAAGCCAACCTTGGTTGATTTTCTGTTATTGCAATATCCTTTAGTGAAGGCCCAAAAACAGCAAGGGTGCTCGTACACACCACTCTTTTCACCCTGTTTTTATAAGATGCTTTCAGTACATTATGAGTACCTATCACATTAATTTGATAAAATTCCTCAATATTTGAATCTCTTAAATTAGTGTAAGCTGCCGCATGAAACACATATTTACATCCTCTAACTGCTGTTTCAATTGCATCATAATCTCTGATATCACCGAGTAACAAGCTAATATTTTTATGCTTTGGGATTTTGGATGATTTTAAATCCCGCACCAGAGCATGCACTTTAATATCATTCTGAGCCAATGCCAGCGCTAACTCATGACCTACATAACCCGTCGCTCCTGTTAAAAATACCTTCATGACTTCTGTGTTTTAAAATTGATAATATTGAACAAAGAAATTTCGTAGGTTAAACACAGGGCCAAATGAATAATAAATGCGGGCCAAATACTGTTTGTATAATAAGTGAACAGGCACAAAACTATCCCAAATGGAATGGCTCCAAAGATTTCCTTCTGACTATCAAAAGCATGTATGAGTACATACAGAGATGTATTAATAATAATGGATAGTGTAAGGTTATAGGTTTCTAAAGACTCATAAAACAAAATTCCCCTGAAAAAGAACTCATACGCCAACAAAAAAGCACCTCTAAACATAAAATAGAAAATAGCCTCTAAATAGCTGTATTCTTTGGGTACCGCGAACTGACCCTTCATCCGTGATACTGAAAGGCCAGACAAATAAGCACTAAGCACTACCACCAATATCATAGGTAGCAAGACTTGAAACCTTGGAACTTGGATAACATGAATTAATACTCTGAAATCGGGATAAAGAATGTAATATATAGCACCAAATAGTATTATCCCCAATACATGTTTAGCATTCAACAAACACAAACCATTGCATTTCATTAGCCCGTTTTGAATATTACCTACTTTAAATTTCTTATAGACAAAACCTAGGATAAAATAGATTATAAAACTCAAAAACATCAGAATCCATATGTTAAGGCTAGCCTTCATGACTTTGCTGGTATAATAGTAACACTAAACATTGGGCCTACTGCTTCTACCATAGAGCAAGCTCCATTATCGTAATGAAAAGTATTGTACTTTGTGGCTGAAAATCGGACTTTATATACCCCTTTAGAAACAGCTTCAACAGGTACCATTTCATTTTGATTATCGCAGTAAACCTCATTGGCTCCCTTTGGCTCCTTAAAATATAGTCCAACCAAATTCTCTTTAATATCATCCAATGATGACCGGATATTTTCTCGGTTTTCAATTGCTAAATATGAGTCATTTCCAAAGGTAATTTCCTTATCAACCTGAACCTTGTTGTTCAAACTTCTATAAATGGACGAATAAACTAGTACACCATTCCTAAATACTGCTTTTTCCCTACCCACAATTTCAACCCCCATAAAGAATTTTGCTTGTAGTTTACTGTCAAGGTTATAAACAACCGTTGTCCCGTTATTTTGCTTGGTAATGCTAATTTCTCCAATAAGCCTATTGTTTTTAAAAACATTGAACTCTAAGGTTTGTTTGTGATTTGAGTCATCAGATTCAGGAGACATAACCATAGCCACAAAAAACAACATTGAAAATACTGCCATTGCCACCTTGGGTACAGACTTTAAAAAATTCTGAATTATGCCAATTATTATCATTTTAATCTTTAGTTTTCTTATGATGAACAAAATTGTTAGCGGTATCATGACATATGCTTTTGATTGTTGATATTTCAAATGTATATCACAATAATTTTATACGTATCCAAGATACTCTAACTTGTAAAAAATTGGATGTCCAACGATAATTTCGGACAATGTCAAGTGAATTTTTCGCGGTATTGCGTTGGAGTTAGTGAAGTAAACTTTTTAAAAGCCGAGTAAAAAGTTGATCTAGAATTAAAGCCACATTCAAGCCCTATGGCGACGATAGTATACTGGTTAAAACTTTCATCTGCTAATAATTTCTTGGATTGCTCTATCCTTAAAGTATTAATATAATCAGGAAAACTATACCCGCTAAAGGTGTTTATCAATTTCGAAAAATGGCTAGTACTAATGTTCATCTCTTGAGCTAAAATATTCATATTTAACTGAGGATCTAGATACCGCTGGTTATCCACAATATATTCGTTGATGGTTTGAAATTCGGCCAAATACTTTTCCATCAATTCCGGATTGGGCTCCAACAAGCTGTAGAGTTGCAACTCATCATTTCTTTTGGCAATAGAACGCCTTAAAAAAATTCGATCCTGCACTACATTGTACCTGTAAAAACCTTGATACCCTATCCAATATAAAAGTATCGAAGTACCTAACCTTAACGGATAGTAGGCCTCTTCATTACCATTAATTTTGTAAACCAGCACATAAATTCCAATAGAAATAATCCAAAGCACCATGATGAATACACCAAGTTTTAAAAAAATTTTAACCCAAGCTATATCATCATAAGTTAGGAAATCTTTATACTTATCTTGTTTACTAAAAACTAATGTCCATGATTTATAGAAAATAAAAGAAGTGAAAAGTAGATTTAAAATTTCTTCACAAGAGGTATACACTAAAATAAGATGATTGTCCCTTCCTTCAACATGATAATAGACATAGCTAATCAAGCAAAGCCGTACTATAACCTCAACAGAAAATAGAATAACCGTAAATTTAATATAGCTTCTAAACTGATTTCTTACTTGTAAAAAATGTAATAAAAAAGCATAAAATACGGGTAAAATAAACACATACCACGGCACCAACAGTTCTTTGATAAGAAAATTATTTGAAGAAAATCCATTTTCTCCAAGCCACGCCTGAAGGTTATTTAAGGAAATAAAAAAAACGGTTAAATTGAGGTACACAACAACCTTATTGAATTTTTTCTTAAAAAAAAGCGTGACTAGATTGAAAACAAACCCCTGAATAACACCAGCGATTAACAAAAAATTGATGACAGCTATTAGATCCATTTCAAATTACATGGTATTGAAACATTGACAATAGCCATTATTAAGTTCGTAAAGAGAGTAATTAAGATATCAATTTTTTAACAAAAAAAGTTAAACATTCTCAAATATTTGTCATTTTCACTTTTTTTACTATATTGTTAGTTATGATTTACACAGACAAAGATAAATATTCAGAATTTCTAAATGACTCGGTAGATTACCTAAAACAGCATGGTTTCGAGAACATTAAAGCCGACCTTGTGGGATATGAATCCCCTAAATCTTACTCTAAAGTAGGAAGTGATATTGTAATTACCCCAGACATTGTTGCCGAAAAAGAAGGCAGAAAACATATTTTTGATATTGGTCTTAAATCTTCAAAACCCAACCTATTAAAATCGAAGTGGTTATTTTTAAACACACTGAGCAACCTTAAATCTCACAGATTCAGACTTATTACCACCAGAGGCCATTATAAATTTACCAACGAAATGCTAGATGCCATTAATCTTAATGACAAAAAGCTGATAAAAATTTAATTCCTTGTAACATTTTATCGGGAACTTACGTATAACCACTTAGCAACTTTAAATTCACGCTTTAATTAGAGGATCTTAAATGAGACAACTTAAAATTACCAAGCAGGTTACCAATAGAGAAACTGCTTCATTAGACAAGTATTTGCAGGAGATAGGAAAGGTAGATTTGATTACCGCCGATGAAGAAGTAGAATTGGCTCAACGCATCAAAGCAGGTGACCAAGTAGCTTTGGAAAAATTAACAAAAGCCAATTTGCGTTTTGTGGTTTCTGTGGCAAAGCAATATCAAAACCAGGGGTTAACCCTACCCGATTTGATCAACGAAGGTAATTTAGGATTAATAAAAGCAGCCCAAAGATTTGACGAAACAAGAGGTTTCAAATTTATCTCTTATGCTGTGTGGTGGATTCGTCAATCCATTCTTCAAGCTTTGGCTGAGCAATCTAGAATTGTTCGTTTACCATTGAATAAAATTGGTTCTATCAATAAAATCAACAAAACTTTTGCTTTTTTGGAGCAAAGTCATGAACGCCCTCCAAGTGCAGAAGAAATAGCCAAGGAATTGGACATGACCATTAATGACGTTAAAGAATCCATGAAAAATTCTGGCCGTCATGTAAGTATGGACGCGCCATTGGTTGAGGGAGAAGACTCTAATTTGTATGACGTATTGCGAAGTGGAGAATCTCCAAACCCAGATAAAGATTTATTGCACGAATCTTTACGTACTGAAATTGAGCGTGCTTTGGAAACGCTTACACCCCGTGAAGCAGATGTCATCCGTTTATATTTTGGTTTGGGAGATCAACACCCAATGACACTTGAAGAAATAGGCGAAACTTTCGATTTAACTAGAGAAAGAGTCCGTCAAATTAAAGAAAAAGCCATTCGTAGGTTGAAACATACTTCACGAAGCAAAATATTGAAAACATATTTAGGTTAGTAATTAATGATAATTACGACTAAATTACGGTAACTAACAGTTACACATAACTGTTCGTTTTTTGATTGATGAAAGAACCCCCGGCTGATTACCGGGGGTTTATTTTTTTGACTACTTTTGCAAAAACTTTTATACACGTTAAAATCATGAGTTCTAAATTAATAGCACCGTCCGTTTTGGCTGCCGATTTTGCCAATCTGCAAAGAGATATCGAAATGGTAAATAGTAGTGATGCCGATTGGTTTCATATTGATATTATGGATGGTGTATTTGTTCCAAACATTTCCTACGGAATGCCGGTTTTGGAAGCCATTACCAAACACGCTAAGAAAACCATAGATGTCCACTTAATGATTATCGACCCAGATAGATACATCAAAACTTTCGCTGAACTAGGGGCTAATAACCTTACCGTGCACTATGAAGCTTGTACACATTTACACAGAACGCTTCAAGCCATTAAAACCGAAGGAATGAAAGCAGGTGTAGCATTGAACCCTCATACAAACGTTAATGTTTTAGAAGATACAATCAATGATATCGATTTAGTATGCATCATGAGTGTGAACCCTGGTTTTGGGGGTCAGAGCTTTATAGAAAACACTTATACAAAAGTTAAGCAGTTAAAAGACTTAATTATTCGCAAAGGTGCAGATACAAAAATTGAAATTGACGGAGGTGTCACAAGCAAAAACGCTAAAGCATTAGTTGACGCAGGAGCTGATGTATTGGTTGCCGGCAGTTTTGTTTTTAAAAGTACGACTCCCTTAGCCACAATTAAAGATCTTAAAGACTTAGCAAACGGTTAATTACATTTAAAATAATTGAGAATTTAAAAATTAAAAAGCTAATTTCATGAGACTTATTCAATTCTTCATTCTTACAGAAGTTGATTTGGGTATTTTTACAAAGTGAAGCTATTTGTTGCTATTTTTAAAAATAAATACCTAACTTTATTCCTGCTTTTTACAGATTTTTAATACACTAGCAAACCAGACCAGAATGAAACAGTTTACCGTTATTTTATTTCTATTCATCGGAATTTTCTCTGCAAAATCCCAAATAATGAGGGGTACATCTTACGACCATTGGGCTGTAAGTTTGGGAATCAACTTTGTTGACAACGATGGACGACGCTTTAAAAGTCCTTTTAAAACAAAAGACTGGAATACAGACTTACCCATCATGTTTGGTGTTGAGCGCAAATGGAGTGAATTGTTTGGCACAGAATTAGCTATTTCCTTAAATAAAATTAGCGCCAGCAATCAGCAAGATTATCTTACAATAGACCAAGACTATGTTTATTTTGCCCTAGATATTAACGGAAAATTTTTCTTTGATCATTTAATCTATGAATCCCCTTTTAATAATTGGTTTGAATCCTATGTCATTTTAGGAGTTGGCGCTCCTTTTTTCGAAAATGATAGTAATGTCACCTTAAACACTGGTTTAGGTTTCAATTTTTGGTTTGATAAACAATTTGGAGTTCGTATTCAAACGGTTGGAAAATTTGCTGCCGATACACAGCCTATTAATAGTAATCATATTCAACACTCCCTTACATTCCTATACCTTTGGTATTAGTAAGCTCTCATAAACAAAGTAAATAAAAATGCCTTCATTAAAATGAAGGCATTTTTATTTAACTCTCTAGGTAAATTCATTAAGTAGTTCTCAAACATATCCAAGTAATCAATTGAAATTCAAATAAAATGATACAATAGGCAATCGCTAAGGCAGCCTTTAAATATTATTTACGAATCCTAATTTATTCAGCATACATCTTAAAACAAGTCTTTTAAAAAAAAGAATCCAAAGAAAATTATACTCGCGAGAAAATACGTTTGTACCAAAGTAATTTTTCATTATAGGCTTCATAACCGTAACCATACCCATAGTTATACCCGTAGCCCTTTGACTTCAATCCCCCTACACCATTAAGAACATAATTCAAGTTTTTAAGTTTTTGGTCCCGATTGAGTTCCTTTGAAAAATCTAAAATATTCTTATCGGTATAGTTAGATCTTGTTACGTATAACGTGACATCCGAGTATTGAGAAATTAATAACGTATCTGTTACCAATAAGGTTGGAGCGGTATCAATAACAATATAATCATACCCCTTTTTCAATTCTTCCAACATAGTTTCAAATCGACCATTAACAAATAACTCTGACGGGTTTGGAGGTATAGTCCCTGCCAGCAAAACACTGAAATTTTGTCTATTTACAATCTTAGGATGAATAATCAAATCCTTATAATCCATAGTAGTATCAAACAAATAATCGGAAAGGCCCTTATCTGTTTTCTTCAATTTTAAATTATTATGTAATTGAGGGTTCCTTAAATCTGCACCAATAAGCAGTACTTTATGATTTACACTAGCAAAAGCCAAGGCTAAATTAGTAGCCACAAAGGTTTTCCCTTCTCCTTTAATTGTCGAAGTCACATATACTATTTTAGCTGAGCCACCCTTTTTTCCTAATGCGTAATTAACATTCGTAGTTAAGATTCTAAAGGATTCAGCCAACATACTTTTGTCATGCGCATTTAAAAATAACTTTTGATCCTCTACCAAAGGAATCTCCCCTATCACCGGAATTTCAGGCACTTGCCTTTCTAACTGATTCTTCCCATGTATTTTGGTATCCAAATAATTCACTCCATAGATAATTCCTAGAGGAATTAACAAACCAGCCAAAATTGCCATAATGTAAATCTTATTTCTATCAGGAGAAATAGGCCCCGAAGTAGTCGCATTATCCAAAACCTTAATAGAGTCTGCTGTAATCGCGAAATTAATTGCAGCCTCCTCTCGTTTTTGAAGTAAAAACAGATATAAGGTCTCTTTTATTTTTTGCTGGCGCTCGATAGCCCTTAGCAGCGTTTCCTTCTCAGGGACACTAGCAACTAAACCCTGAGATTCAATTTTCCTACGTTTAATTTGTGATTCGGCAACCTTAAGTTGATCCAAATAATTATTTATAGACTCATTTAAGTTGTCTTGTATTTTCTCCAGGTTTTCTTCAAGACTAATAACCCTTGGATTCCCGCTTCCTGCACTGACTATCAAATCATCCCTTTCTTGCACCAAGACATTGTAATGAACAATTAAATTATTAGCATTGGTATCCTCCAAGCCGATACTCTCTGGCAACAAATTAAATCCGTCTCCAGTATTGAGAGATTCCTTTAAAAATTCCGCTAAAGCCTTTTGGGTTTCCAAATCAAATACTGCTTGATCAGACTCTACCTTCCTCCCCATACTAAAGCCTACATCCGCTTCAATAGAAATCAAATTGTGATTCACCTTAAAATCTTCCTTTTCTTTTTCAATAGAGTCCAATTCTGTAGCTAAAAAAACAAAACGGTCATCCACAAAATCCATGGTTCTTTTATGCACTAATTGACGATCTTGAATTCCGTCCAGATTGAATTGCTCCACCACTTTATTAATAATATCTTCCGATTTCTTTTTATTGGTTCCATTTAAACTAATCGTTAAAATATCTCCACTACTATTATGTCGCCCAATTTGTAATTGCCAAGCTAAACTCCTGGCAACACCTCCAATCGAACCAAACCTTACTAAATAAAGGTTCCCAATATTCCTGGCCATTTCTGACTCAGACCTAGGTATAATAGAAAAAGGCAATCCATACTCCCCTGCATTAACAACATATCCTTTTACACTAAAATCAGAATACTTTTCTTGTTCATTGCTAATCACATACCCACCTGATACAACTTCAATTGTAAAGGTCAATCCGGCCAGAGATGTCTTCGATCTTTCCACCACTCTAAATGGAGCAGGCCATAATTCGGTATCGCGAAATTTTCCAATTTGAGTATACGTAATTGTTAAATTTAAATCTTCCACAACCTTCGTTAATAAACGCTTAGATTTAATGAGTTCCATATCATTATCTAAGTTAATAGAAGAGCGTTTAAACACGAAAGCCGATGTAGGCAATTCAAGTCCTTTTCCTTCATCCAAAACGCGTATCTTGGCGGTTGTCCTAAAAGTATCTGGCGTATATCTGGAATAAAAATAAGCCACCAAGACAGCCACAGCAATTGAAAGTAAAAACCAAGGCCAATGGCTTAGGTATTTACTTAATTCTTCTTTTAAATCAATCTTAGAATCGTTATTTGGTATTTTTGAGGTAGAATTTGTCATTTAATGCTTATCTAGATAGTAACAATGCAAGACTTATAGAAAAGGAAACAATTCCCAACAGCGCCCCAAGATCACCAATAATTCCAGCCTTCTTGACGGCCGAATAATTTTGATCGACCACAATTACATCATTTTGTTTAATATAATAAAAAGGACTATTAAACCAATCTGTAGATGTCATGTCAATGTGGGCCACCTCGCGGATTCCAGATTCCTCCCTTATAACTACAATATCCTTCCGTTTTCCTTTGATCGTTAAATCACCTGCCATCCCCAAGGCCTGAGTAAGTGTTATGCTCTGCTCATCAAACGTATACATCCCAGGAGATTTGACTTCTCCCAACACCGTAAACTTTCCGTTTACAATACGAACGCTTACTGTAGGAGCTTTTAAATGCCCCCCTTCAACCAATAAATTAGTAATATGTTTTTCCAATTCAGTTGTCGTTTTATCACGGACATCTATATATCCTAATATAGGAAACAAAATTGTATACTCTGTTGACACGAGATAAGCATCCATATTGGCTTGATTAGAATTACCACCACTAGATTGCACTCCAACATTAGATCTTTTGTTATAAGGTTCAGCCGCAGTTGGCTCTAGAGCACTGACATTAATTTTCAATAAATCATTTACCTGAATAGTACTATTAGGGTATTCTACAGTTTTTACAACCTCATCAATATCTTGAAAATATAATACCTGCTTTTTTGTGGAACAGGAAGTAGCAAGCAAACAAAGGATAATCCCCTTGAGGAGTAGTTTCATTTAGTACTGTTTAGAATTATTAGGAAAGGTAAACATTATAGTTTATCCTTTATTCGTTTCACAAACAAATATACCTACAATTTGAATACGTACCAAACGATTGTAGAAGTCTAGATAAGGATTTAAATGTTTTTTAGGTAAGCTTAAATTTCAGCTTTATCTGCCCTTTAACTTTAATTAACCTTAATCGCATGATACTCATAAATGCAATAGTCCCAATACTAGTTAACAATACCAACTGCCAACCAATAGGTAAGAATAATACATTCACAGAAATTAATACAATCATTAGAGAAGTTATTGAAATGATAAAGGTAGTTTGCCAATGCTTAAAACCATTCCCTATGATACGATGATGGATATGATTTGTATCCGGATGAAATGGACTTTTCTTCAATATAAACATACGGATACAAAATACCCTAAATGTATCAAATAATGGAAAAAACAATATGGCCAAAGCGATGACCGGAGCCGAATTACTGAATGAATTAGCTTCTTGTATTTGACTATACCAAATAAAATTTACGGCTTGAAAGGCTAGTAAAAATCCAATAATCATAGACCCGGTATCACCCATGAAAATTTTTTGTCTACTCGAGAAATTATGTCTTAAAAATGGCAACAAGGCTCCAACTGTAATAAAAGAAATTGCAGCTAGAACAAACTGCTCGGTCATGCAAAAAAACATCCCAAAACAAGTACTTGCAAGCAGCCCTATACAACCTGCTAACCCATCGACACCATCAATCAAATTATAGGCATTTATAATCAACACATAAACAAACAATGTAAACAACACAGATATTGCATAAGGTAATTCTCCAACATCAAAAATACCAGAAAAATTCATAATTCGAATATCCGTAATCATAATAACCACTAGGGAACTAAATACTTGGCCTATAAACTTTTTCCTAGGTGACAGAACCAACAAATCATCTTTAATTCCAAGAAAAAATAAGACTATGAGCCCTGCTAAAAGCGTCAAAATTTTGTTGTCATACAACATACTTCCCAATAAGGAAAGTACCACCGATATCCCTAGAAAAATTCCAACTCCACCCAAGGTTGGAATCCCTTTTTTATGAACGCTCCTTATCCCAGGCTCATCCACAAGATGTTTTGTTTTTGCCACGTGAATAACTACTGGCAATGCAGAAAAAGAAATGATAAACGCCAAGAAACTTGGCACAAGCAACCACAGGTAAACATAATCGCCCCTAAAAAAATTATAAATAATCGGATTCATGGTTGTTAAGATAATTGTTAATAGCTGTAATAAGGATAACAAAAATACAACTTTCAAATTATTAATCTTTGCATTTCATCTATAATAACTTTTTTTTTATAATTATTTAATATTCAGGCATGTATTGATTTTTTTTCACAATTATAAGCCTAAAAAAAAATGAAAAATTTATTTTGGATTATCTCTAAAAAACAATTAGCACAATGTTGAAAAGTCTATCTATCAAAATGTTAACAAACTATACCTTCTTAACTAAGTATCCGCCAAATAAGAAGTTTTAGAACTTAAGGTTTTTTAAAAAATTGAGGGATTTTAGAACAATTTTTAAGCACTAAAGACCAAATAGGAAAAGAGAGTTTATTAAATTTAAGGGCTCGATAATCCTCCATAGATTTTGTGATTATATTCTTTAAACTTCTATTGCTAGCTCCTCCAACCCTCATTTTTGTTATAACTTCAGGCAAATATTTAAATTGCAATGTTTTATCACAAAAAATGCGAAGCATCATATCGTAATCTGCGGCAATTTTAAACTCCGTATTGAACAAACCGTGTTTTGTATAAACCTCCTTTTTTAGAAATACCGTAGGATGCGCTGGCATCCATCCGCGATTCAAAAGGCTTTTAGAAAATGGTTGACTTTGCCAATGTCTAACTATCTTGTTTGTGTCCTTGGAGCTAACATAATCTAAGTTACCATAAACCCCATCAGTAGCCCCTTCAGAAAAGGTAGCGACTATATTCCCTATAGTACAGGTGGAATTAAAAAAATCATCTGAATGCAAAAAGCCAACAACATCTCCTGTTGCGGCTTTAATTCCTTTATTCAAGGCATCATATATCCCTTTATCAGATTCTGAAACCAGTACAATGTTAGTATACTGTTGCTTATAAGAATTTATTATAGACAAGGTGTGATCTGAAGAAGCACCATCAATAATAATATACTCAATATTAGGGTAATCTTGAGATAAGACCGATTTTATACATCCCTCAATAGTTGCTTCGCTATTATAGGTAGCGGTTATAATGGATACTTTCATTTACTCTATTATTCTTTTTCTAAGCAATACAGCGGGATTACCTTGATAAATCCCAAAAGACTCCAAATCTTTTGTGGCCACTGAATTTACAGCGAGCACACTATGCTCTTTCAAAACTATTCCAGGACACACAACAGATTTAGCACCTACCCAAGCACCGTTTTCAACCGTTATACTTCCTATAATCAAATCGAAAGAAGGCTTTTTGTAATTATGATTCCCGCATAACAACATGGCTCCTTGCGATACACACACATTACTTCCAATAGTCACCTCTGCTAAATTATCGATCCAAACCTTTTCTCCAATCCAGGAAAAATCACCAATCGTCA
Coding sequences within it:
- a CDS encoding glycosyltransferase family 4 protein, producing MKVVFLLSLLQLLTIILTTMNPIIYNFFRGDYVYLWLLVPSFLAFIISFSALPVVIHVAKTKHLVDEPGIRSVHKKGIPTLGGVGIFLGISVVLSLLGSMLYDNKILTLLAGLIVLFFLGIKDDLLVLSPRKKFIGQVFSSLVVIMITDIRIMNFSGIFDVGELPYAISVLFTLFVYVLIINAYNLIDGVDGLAGCIGLLASTCFGMFFCMTEQFVLAAISFITVGALLPFLRHNFSSRQKIFMGDTGSMIIGFLLAFQAVNFIWYSQIQEANSFSNSAPVIALAILFFPLFDTFRVFCIRMFILKKSPFHPDTNHIHHRIIGNGFKHWQTTFIISITSLMIVLISVNVLFLPIGWQLVLLTSIGTIAFMSIMRLRLIKVKGQIKLKFKLT
- a CDS encoding glycosyltransferase family 2 protein, with product MKVSIITATYNSEATIEGCIKSVLSQDYPNIEYIIIDGASSDHTLSIINSYKQQYTNIVLVSESDKGIYDALNKGIKAATGDVVGFLHSDDFFNSTCTIGNIVATFSEGATDGVYGNLDYVSSKDTNKIVRHWQSQPFSKSLLNRGWMPAHPTVFLKKEVYTKHGLFNTEFKIAADYDMMLRIFCDKTLQFKYLPEVITKMRVGGASNRSLKNIITKSMEDYRALKFNKLSFPIWSLVLKNCSKIPQFFKKP
- a CDS encoding WcaF family extracellular polysaccharide biosynthesis acetyltransferase, which translates into the protein MLKTDLSTYNNDWYQPGNPLKRLSWYIVNALFFVNPLNPSSGLKVFLLRMFGAQVGKGVVIKPGVNIKYPRKLTIGDFSWIGEKVWIDNLAEVTIGSNVCVSQGAMLLCGNHNYKKPSFDLIIGSITVENGAWVGAKSVVCPGIVLKEHSVLAVNSVATKDLESFGIYQGNPAVLLRKRIIE